The Candidatus Bathyarchaeota archaeon genome window below encodes:
- a CDS encoding sugar phosphate isomerase/epimerase: MKIGISTLYLITEHLEDAIKRILKLNTELVEIVDDGLHALNKRRVKFLKELASTYELEFSVHAPFADINIAALDNSIRKIMMKKLEKSLQLASQLEAKVWVFHPGVKTGLTYFYPEKEWKNNVNSAKHLSKVASEFNVQIAIENLPPPYPLLMRNVDGFLRFYDEVTEDIGIALDIGHANLNGEIELFLEVFKDKIVHMHASDNDGRNDLHLGIGEGTVNWTKVAEKIKEIKFNRGIVVESVQKVEESLETLRKFFSNSS; encoded by the coding sequence TTGAAGATAGGCATATCAACACTTTACTTAATAACAGAACACCTCGAAGACGCAATAAAAAGAATTCTAAAACTTAACACGGAACTCGTCGAAATTGTTGATGACGGCCTACACGCACTAAACAAGAGAAGAGTTAAGTTCCTAAAAGAACTCGCCAGCACGTACGAACTGGAATTTTCAGTTCACGCCCCATTTGCAGACATAAACATTGCAGCCTTGGATAACTCGATAAGGAAAATTATGATGAAAAAGCTGGAAAAATCTCTTCAACTTGCAAGTCAGCTTGAAGCAAAAGTTTGGGTTTTCCATCCAGGAGTAAAAACGGGCTTAACATACTTCTATCCGGAAAAAGAATGGAAAAACAATGTTAATTCAGCGAAACATCTTTCAAAAGTTGCTAGTGAATTTAATGTGCAAATAGCAATTGAAAATCTTCCACCGCCCTATCCGCTACTGATGAGAAATGTTGATGGTTTTCTCCGCTTCTACGACGAAGTAACAGAGGATATTGGTATAGCTTTGGACATAGGCCACGCAAACCTTAACGGCGAAATAGAACTCTTCCTAGAAGTCTTCAAAGATAAAATAGTGCATATGCACGCAAGCGATAACGATGGAAGAAACGACTTACATTTAGGAATAGGCGAAGGAACAGTAAACTGGACAAAAGTTGCTGAGAAAATCAAGGAGATAAAGTTTAACAGAGGCATAGTCGTCGAATCTGTTCAGAAGGTAGAAGAAAGCCTTGAAACGCTTCGAAAATTTTTCTCTAACTCTTCTTAA
- the rnz gene encoding ribonuclease Z has protein sequence MSLNVIFLGTAGSTPTPERSLPAVAIRRKGEIILFDCGEGVQRQMIRAKLSFHRKMKIFITHMHGDHVLGLPGLIQTMSLFDRQRKLEVYGPEGIREFIEAIHKTVQFTLTFPIEVSEITKSGVICEEDEYSVLAVKADHVIPSFAFALVEKPRPGKFYPERAKKLGVPEGPLWSKLQKGQSVKLPNGRIIEPSEVAGPPRPGRKIVYTGDTRPCENVVKLAENADLLIHDSTLDDELAEKAYEDGHSTPTQAAEIAKKAGAKMLVLTHISARYKTADKLLQQAEKIFPNVAVAEDFMKIDVPLKKS, from the coding sequence ATGAGCTTAAACGTAATATTCCTTGGAACGGCTGGAAGTACGCCGACTCCGGAGAGAAGCCTACCAGCAGTTGCCATCAGAAGAAAAGGTGAAATAATCCTTTTCGACTGCGGAGAAGGCGTGCAAAGACAAATGATAAGAGCAAAGCTTAGTTTCCACCGCAAAATGAAAATTTTCATCACGCATATGCACGGAGACCACGTTTTAGGTTTACCGGGACTCATTCAGACAATGTCGCTGTTCGATAGGCAGAGAAAACTTGAAGTTTACGGCCCAGAAGGAATAAGAGAATTTATTGAAGCCATCCATAAAACCGTGCAGTTTACGCTCACCTTCCCGATAGAAGTCTCTGAAATTACAAAAAGCGGGGTTATATGCGAAGAAGATGAATATTCAGTTTTAGCTGTTAAGGCTGACCATGTGATTCCAAGCTTTGCTTTCGCACTTGTTGAAAAGCCTAGGCCTGGAAAGTTCTATCCGGAAAGGGCAAAGAAACTCGGGGTTCCGGAGGGGCCTTTATGGTCTAAGCTTCAAAAGGGCCAGAGTGTAAAACTTCCTAACGGAAGAATAATTGAACCTTCAGAGGTTGCTGGGCCTCCCAGACCTGGAAGGAAAATAGTTTATACTGGTGACACAAGACCCTGCGAAAACGTAGTGAAATTGGCTGAAAATGCTGATTTGCTTATTCACGACTCAACCCTAGACGACGAATTGGCTGAGAAAGCCTACGAAGATGGACATTCAACTCCGACGCAGGCAGCTGAAATCGCAAAGAAAGCCGGAGCCAAAATGCTTGTTTTAACGCATATAAGCGCCAGATACAAAACAGCGGATAAGCTTCTTCAACAAGCAGAGAAAATCTTTCCGAATGTCGCTGTGGCCGAAGACTTCATGAAAATTGATGTACCGCTTAAGAAGAGTTAG